One Takifugu rubripes chromosome 19, fTakRub1.2, whole genome shotgun sequence genomic window carries:
- the apcdd1l gene encoding protein APCDD1-like, with protein MSSGPFSHLLRGIWLLWLWQAVFATGTRSRIWEVPSGSAISSNFSESLQWEQDCPYQHPQDKVRITADVPPRLDGTWVSTRCEVRPGPEFLTRSYTFHPGRHFQALQHYYADSGCQDPAYSLMIRGKLRLRHASWITQGATDAEHHLSKVAIVIHSTAAKQGLTSSLPSSCVTLTLDQVVPGKLYELYNTRGGRGCLAALGFSMMEMGLVRVETQHHRHGGKVQELLLGDIDTDWNQRTQYRPTGYQQPLQNAMHHIHPCPVCALVYRSSELHPPVLPHRPALPIALAGRWVSQRCETRPNVLFLTRDFTFDPEKNAWEGTYRHYSDSACSQLTFILRASGHYAQGNPSAKVLGASDFVFKVTTVKVTAAEESTVKLLNATRPGKCGQMGGWEVGVEQDLTPTGGCNLLGIKLPHKEYELFKVELDHRKHPLLFIGERPTDGSNPDRPHRRPTSFQPPMVLCSMTEMQTFHRSGVNSKQVQLAVSGTQRLEHLVLLVLGTVLCSWLCDF; from the exons ATGTCAAGTGGACCTTTCAGTCACCTGTTGAGGGGAATCTGGCTGCTGTGGCTTTGGCAAG CTGTGTTTGCCACTGGAACTCGGAGTAGAATATGGGAGGTGCCTTCAGGCTCCGCTATCTCCTCCAACTTCAGCGAGAGTCTCCAGTGGGAGCAGGATTGTCCCTACCAACACCCACAGGACAAAGTGAGAATAACAGCAGACGTTCCCCCGCGACTGGATGGCACATGGGTGTCAACAAG ATGTGAAGTTCGACCAGGTCCTGAGTTCCTTACCCGCTCCTACACCTTCCACCCTGGCCGTCACTTCCAGGCCCTGCAGCACTACTACGCCGACAGTGGCTGCCAGGACCCTGCGTACTCCCTGATGATCAGGGGGAAGCTGCGTCTTCGTCACGCCTCCTGGATCACCCAGGGGGCTACCGACGCCGAGCACCACCTGAGCAAGGTGGCCATCGTCATTCACAGCACGGCAGCCAAGCAGGGGCTGACCTCCAGTCTGCCTTCGTCCTGCGTGACCTTGACCCTGGATCAAGTGGTGCCAGGGAAGCTGTACGAGCTGTACAACACccgaggggggaggggctgtcTGGCAGCATTGGGCTTCTCCATGATGGAGATGGGACTTGTGCGGGTGGAGACGCAGCACCACAGACATGGAGGGAAGGTCCAGGAGCTGCTTTTGGGGGACATTGACACCGACTGGAACCAGAGGACTCAGTACAGACCAACAGGATACCAGCAGCCACTGCAGAACGCCATG CATCATATCCACCCCTGTCCCGTGTGTGCCCTGGTCTATCGCTCCTCAGAGCTGCACCCACCAGTTTTGCCCCACAGACCTGCCCTTCCAATCGCTCTGGCGGGCCGCTGGGTGAGCCAACGCTGCGAAACCCGTCCCAATGTCCTCTTTCTCACCCGAGACTTCACCTTCGACCCCGAAAAGAACGCGTGGGAGGGGACCTACCGACACTACTCGGACTCCGCTTGCTCCCAGCTCACCTTCATCCTGAGGGCCTCGGGACACTATGCTCAGGGAAACCCCTCCGCTAAGGTTTTGGGCGCCTCCGACTTTGTCTTCAAGGTGACCACGGTGAAGGTCACAGCTGCGGAGGAGTCCACAGTGAAGCTGCTGAACGCAACCAGACCTGGAAAGTGCGGTCAAATGGGAGGCTGGGAGGTCGGGGTAGAACAGGACCTGACCCCCACGGGCGGCTGCAATCTGCTGGGCATCAAGCTGCCACATAAGGAATATGAGCTCTTCAAGGTTGAGCTGGACCATAGGAAGCATCCGCTGCTGTTCATCGGAGAGAGGCCGACCGACGGGTCCAACCCGGACCGACCACACAGGAGGCCCACCTCCTTTCAGCCTCCCATGGTTCTTTGCAGCATGACAGAAATGCAAACTTTCCACCGCTCTGGAGTTAACAGCAAGCAGGTGCAGCTAGCGGTCAGTGGGACACAGAGACTGGAGCACctggtgttactggtgctgGGGACGGTGCTCTGCAGCTGGCTCTGCGATTTTTGA